The Oceanicaulis alexandrii DSM 11625 DNA segment AACTGCAGCGCGCTCAATTGCGCGTAGAGGCCGGTCTGGGCGATCAGGCTGTCATGGTCGCCGCTTTCCACGATCTCGCCCGCCTTCATGACATAGATGCGGTCCGCCTTGCGCACGGTGGCGAGGCGGTGGGCGATGACGATGGTGGTGCGGTCGCGGCTCAGCTCATCAAGGGCGTGCTGGACCCGCGCTTCGGACTTGGCGTCGAGCGCGCTGGTGGCTTCGTCGAGCAACAGGATCGGCGCATCTTTCAGGATGGCGCGGGCGATGGCCACGCGCTGGCGCTGACCGCCGGAGAGGTTTGAACCCTTGGGCCCGGCTTGCGTGTCATAGCCGCTCGACAGGCCCAGAATGAAGTCATGGGCGTCGGCGGCCTTGGCGGCGGCGATGATCTCGTCATCCGAGGCGCCGAGCTTTCCGAGCGCGATATTGTTTCTGATCGTGTCGTCAAACAGGGTCACCTCCTGGCTGACGAGCGCCAGTTGGCGGCGCAGCGAGGAGAGCTGGGCCTGGGCGATGTCCTGACCGTCGATCTCGACCGAGCCTTCACGGGGATCATACAGCCGCGCGATGAGGTTCAAGAGCGTCGTCTTGCCCGAGCCTGATGGCCCCACCAAGGCGATCGTCTCGCCCGGCTTGGCGTCCAGCGTGATGTGCGACAGCGCATCCACGCCCGGCTCATACTGGAAGCTGACATCATTGACGCGCACATGGCCGCCCGTGAGGACGAGGGGTTTGGCGTCGTCGGCTTCGGTGAGCGTGGGCTGTTCATCGAGCAGGGCGAAGACCCGGTCGAGCACCGCGAAACCTTCCTGCAGCACGCCCGAGAGCGAGGCGAGGGCGCGGATGGGCGAGCTCATCACCCCGAAAGCGACGATGAAGCCCAGAAGGTCCGACAGTTCCGTCGCGCCGTTCAAGGCGCGCCAGCCGGCGAAGCCGAAAATCACTGCCAGCGCGACGCCGGCGGCGACTTCCATGATCGGCTCGATCCGGGCGCGCTGGGCGACCATGGCCAAGAGCAACTCAAAGCGCTGCTGGAAGCGGCCTTTGGCGCGGGTCTGCGACCAGTCTTCGAGCGAGAAGGTCTTGATCATCCGGGCGCCGGAAAAGCCTTCTTCGAGAAAGCTCGACACATCGCCCATCTGGTCCTGAATATCGCCCGAGCGCTTGCGGATCGCCTTGCCGATGACGGTGATGGGGTGGCCTGCGAGCAGCAGCACGGCGAGTACCACCAGCGTCAGCGCCCAGTCGAGCCAGAACAGCACCGCCAGACAGCCCACCACGGTCAGGAAATCGCGGGTGAGGTTGTTGGCGGCGCGGATCAGTCCCTCGCGCAGCATGGTGATGTCGTTTGTGAAGCGCGAGATGATCGCGCCCACCGGCTCACGCTCCAGCCTTTGGAAATCGGCGGTGATCAGCCGGTCGAACATGGCGACCTGAAGATCACGCATGATCGCCAGCGCCAGCCGGTTGGTGGCGAGGTTTTGTAGAAACAGGCTGACCGAGCGCACGATCACCGCGCCCAGGATCAGCGCCGGCGCCAGCCAGAGCACGCTGGGGTCGCGGTTTTCCAGAAGGCCGGACGCCTGTTGCACCACCACGCCATAGCCTGACGCCGCCGCCGCCGTGATGGCGGCGAGCAAACTCGCCCAGGCGAGAAGCCCTTTATGCTTGGTGATCTGCTCGCGCCATAACCGCTTCGCCAACGCAAAGGAGCGCGCGCGTTGAGGCTTGGGCGCGCCGGGCAGGGCGCCGTCGGTTGCAGGCGGGTCAGCAGACAGGGCGCTTAGTCCTTTTTGGACGGATCCAGCATCTTGTGCGCGTGGATCACGAAATAACGCATATGCGCATTGTCCACGGTGCGCTGGGCGGCGGATTTCCACGCTTCGCGCGCAGCGTCGTAATTGGGATAGGCGCCGACGAAATCGACCTTGGAGAGGTCTTTGAATTCGGGCGCGCAGGGGCCGATATCTTTCAGCTCGCCGCCAATCACCAGATGGAGCAGTTGTTGTTCAGAGGTTTCGGTCATGGGGAGTCTCCCGAAAGGACGTTATGGGGTCTGCGTCAGGCGCTCTAATAACAAGGCGTGCAGCACCGGGCCAGCCGCCAGAGGCGGGTCCTGAACAGCGCTCGTCCTGTTATAATACATCGGCTCGCCTTTCGACGAAGTGAAGACGCCGCCTGACTCCTCCACCAGTAAATGACCCGCCGCCAGATCCCAGTCCCACTTAGGTCGGACCGCCACCACCGCGTCCGCTTCGCCCTCAGCCAGTCGGCACAGGCGCAAGGCCGCGGAATTGACGGTGTGCGCCTCAGCGCCGAGCGCGCGCAGATCCGCCAGCCGTCCGGGGTCGCCGATCAGCCGCGCGTCGGTGATCCGGTCATGGGTGCTGATGGCGAGCGGCGCGCCATCCTTGCGTGCGCCATGGCCCAGGGCCGCGTCATACATCGCATCGGCGCTGGGGTCGTAGATCGCAGCGGCGACCGGGCGGCCATCCTCCACAACGGCGCAGGAAATGACGAATTCGGGCTTGTTCTTCAGGAAGGCGCGAGTGCCGTCGATGGGATCAATCAGAAAGCTGCGCTTGGCGGTCAGCCGGGACTGATCGTCCACGGTCTCTTCCGACAGCCAGCCATAATCGGGACGGGCCGCTTTCAGACGTTCCTGAAGCAGGGCGTCCGAGGCGAGATCCGCTTCGGTGACCGGATCGCCGGGCAGTTTCTCCCAGTCGCGCATGCCGCGCGCCCGAAAGGCCAGCACCAGCTCGCCTGCGGCGCGCGCCGCATCCGCCAGCAAGTCCCGGTCTGCGCGCGGGTCGTACATCAGCGCCCGCCGATGGACAGCGCATCCACCAGAACGCTCGGGGCGTTGATGGCGCTGTCAAATTCCAGATCCGAGCCGGGGACAAGCCGTGCGAAGATGTCCAGCAGATTGCCCGCCACGGTGATTTCGCTGACGGGACCGCCCAGTTTGCCGTTCTCGATGGCGTACCCCGCAACGCCCACCGACCAGTCGCCGGTGTTGGCGTTCAGCGACGGACCGAACATCTCGCTGACCAGAACGCCGGTTCCGGCGGCCTCGATCAGGCCGTCGCGGTCCAGCTCGCCCGCGCTCAGATGCACGTTGGAGGCGCCGACGCCCGGCGCGCCGCCGAGATTGCGCGACGCGTGCCCGGTCAGCTCCAGCCCCAGCTGGCGCGCGCTCGAGGCGTTCAGAAGCCAGGTGGTCAGCATGCCGTCTTCGATCAGGGCGCGCGGTTTGCAGGCGATGCCTTCCGCGTCCACCGCACGGGCGCCGAAGCTCCAGTCGCGCAACGGGTCCTCGATCACGTCCACGCCTTCGCTGAACAGGCGCTCGCCCATCTTGTCGCGCAGGAAGGACGTGCCGCGGGCGATGGCCGGGCCGGAAATCGCGCCCAAAAGCGAGGAGATAAAGGTGGTGGAGACACGCTTGTCGAACACCACCGCCATCTTGCCGGTCGAGAGTTTTTCCGCGCCCACGCGGCTGACCGCGCGTTCGCCGGCGCTGAGGCCGATTTCCTGCGCCGTCTTGAGGTCCGAGCGGCGACGGGCGGCGTGGGTGTCGTAATCGCGCTCCATCGCGCCGGAGGCGTCCTTGGCGATGGCGGCGACGCCCAGCCCGCAGCGCGAGCCCAGACGGGCGCGTTCAAATCCGGTCGAGGTCACGAAGGCCGATCCGCCGACGCCCGCGCTGGCGCCGCAGCCTGAGGTCATTGCGACGCCTTTGACGCCCAGGGCGGCCGCTTCTATCTCAAGCGCGGCGGCTTCCAGCTGCTCCGGCGTGAAGTCCGACGCTTCATAGGTGTTGATGTCGGGCAGGTTGCGGGCCAGTTTTTCAGGCTCGACCAGACCGCAATACGGGTCTTCCGGCGCGGCCTTGGCCATCGCCACCGCACGTTCGACGGCGAGGCTCATCCCTGCTTCGGAAAGATCAGAGAAGGCGACGCCCGCCTGGCGTTTGCCGATCAGAACGCGCAAGCCCGCATCGCGGGTCTCGCTGCGTTCGACGGTTTCCAGCTTGCCCTCGCGAACGCCCGCTTCGATGGCGCGCGATTCAGACAGCAGGGCCTCGGCGTCCTGAGCGCCGGCCGCCTTGGCGCGGTCGACCAGCTCATGAGCCAGGGAAAGAAGCGAACGGGTGTCGGGCGCGCCCAGGCCGGCGCTGGCGTTTTGATCGGTCATACCGATCCCATAACGTCAACACGACCCCGAGCGCAACGCGTCAGATCGGCTGAAGGCTCAGCCCGTGACCGCGTGAAGGATCAGACCGACCGCCAGAACCGCATAAATGGTCATGGTCAACAGGGCGCCGAGAAAGCGACCGATATTAGGTCCGTCCTGGGTGGCGACGCCCCAGCCATGAATGCCGCGCGCGACCGTCAGCGTTACACCGACAGCGTGAATCGCCATGACCGGCGCGCCGATCAGCGCCATCACCACCAGAGCGATCAGCACGCCCGGCGTCCATTCCGCGCCATTGGCGTGGGCGCGGCAGGCGCGTTCGAGGTCGGGGCTGTCGCCCATCCCCAGGCTGGTCTTGGTGCTGAGCCGATATCGGACCACATTGGCCCCGAGGATCAGCAGAATGAGTAAGTTGAG contains these protein-coding regions:
- a CDS encoding TldD/PmbA family protein gives rise to the protein MTDQNASAGLGAPDTRSLLSLAHELVDRAKAAGAQDAEALLSESRAIEAGVREGKLETVERSETRDAGLRVLIGKRQAGVAFSDLSEAGMSLAVERAVAMAKAAPEDPYCGLVEPEKLARNLPDINTYEASDFTPEQLEAAALEIEAAALGVKGVAMTSGCGASAGVGGSAFVTSTGFERARLGSRCGLGVAAIAKDASGAMERDYDTHAARRRSDLKTAQEIGLSAGERAVSRVGAEKLSTGKMAVVFDKRVSTTFISSLLGAISGPAIARGTSFLRDKMGERLFSEGVDVIEDPLRDWSFGARAVDAEGIACKPRALIEDGMLTTWLLNASSARQLGLELTGHASRNLGGAPGVGASNVHLSAGELDRDGLIEAAGTGVLVSEMFGPSLNANTGDWSVGVAGYAIENGKLGGPVSEITVAGNLLDIFARLVPGSDLEFDSAINAPSVLVDALSIGGR
- a CDS encoding MAPEG family protein, producing MTAMQVASLYVGLNLLILLILGANVVRYRLSTKTSLGMGDSPDLERACRAHANGAEWTPGVLIALVVMALIGAPVMAIHAVGVTLTVARGIHGWGVATQDGPNIGRFLGALLTMTIYAVLAVGLILHAVTG
- a CDS encoding ABC transporter ATP-binding protein: MAKRLWREQITKHKGLLAWASLLAAITAAAASGYGVVVQQASGLLENRDPSVLWLAPALILGAVIVRSVSLFLQNLATNRLALAIMRDLQVAMFDRLITADFQRLEREPVGAIISRFTNDITMLREGLIRAANNLTRDFLTVVGCLAVLFWLDWALTLVVLAVLLLAGHPITVIGKAIRKRSGDIQDQMGDVSSFLEEGFSGARMIKTFSLEDWSQTRAKGRFQQRFELLLAMVAQRARIEPIMEVAAGVALAVIFGFAGWRALNGATELSDLLGFIVAFGVMSSPIRALASLSGVLQEGFAVLDRVFALLDEQPTLTEADDAKPLVLTGGHVRVNDVSFQYEPGVDALSHITLDAKPGETIALVGPSGSGKTTLLNLIARLYDPREGSVEIDGQDIAQAQLSSLRRQLALVSQEVTLFDDTIRNNIALGKLGASDDEIIAAAKAADAHDFILGLSSGYDTQAGPKGSNLSGGQRQRVAIARAILKDAPILLLDEATSALDAKSEARVQHALDELSRDRTTIVIAHRLATVRKADRIYVMKAGEIVESGDHDSLIAQTGLYAQLSALQFADG
- a CDS encoding 3'(2'),5'-bisphosphate nucleotidase CysQ, encoding MYDPRADRDLLADAARAAGELVLAFRARGMRDWEKLPGDPVTEADLASDALLQERLKAARPDYGWLSEETVDDQSRLTAKRSFLIDPIDGTRAFLKNKPEFVISCAVVEDGRPVAAAIYDPSADAMYDAALGHGARKDGAPLAISTHDRITDARLIGDPGRLADLRALGAEAHTVNSAALRLCRLAEGEADAVVAVRPKWDWDLAAGHLLVEESGGVFTSSKGEPMYYNRTSAVQDPPLAAGPVLHALLLERLTQTP
- a CDS encoding DUF4170 domain-containing protein; translated protein: MTETSEQQLLHLVIGGELKDIGPCAPEFKDLSKVDFVGAYPNYDAAREAWKSAAQRTVDNAHMRYFVIHAHKMLDPSKKD